The genomic DNA CTCAAGTGACAAACTTCCGCCAGTTCAGCGAGTGAGAAACAGAGCACGATCCCGATGATGGCCAGCGCAATCTCATCGTTAAAGTGCATCCCAATTTTAATGATCTCTGGTACAATCCATTTCACCATAACCACTAAGAACAGGAGGTAGAGAACTTGTAAGCCGATGATAACGGCCAGGTTGCCCCCGCTCGTGAAGAAGCTGGTAAACAGACTTAACAATACAATTGAAATCACGTCATCAACCACGGCGGCCCCTAAGATGACCGCTCCGGCAACCGTTTGCAGCTTGCCGTATTCTTGTAACACGGCCACGCTAATTGAAACGGAAGTGGCGGCAAAAATGACCCCCCAGAAGAGGGATTCAACCATGCCCTGGTGAAATAACATTCCCATCCCAAAGAAGACCACCAGGGGGAGCACGACCCCACACACGGCAATCCCCGTGGCAGAGACCAGGTACTTCTTCACCTGTTTAAAGTCACACTCCAAACCGGCCAAAAACATTAACAAAATAATTCCTAAGTCCGCGCTCACCGATAAAATTTCGTTCAGCTTGACCCAGTTTAACAACGCCGGTCCAATCACGATCCCAGCGATAATCTGCCCCACCACACTGGGCAGGCCAATGCGACTCGCCAAGTAGCCAAATAACAGGGCGGCAACTAATACCATCCAGATGCTACCTAAGTATTCCATCGTTACTCCATTCTTTGCTTAAAAATTCATTCTACTTACTATTTTACACACTTTTTTTCGATTTGGGTACTTCGTTGCTCCTAAGGTGTCGACCGCCAGTAATCGTGGTATGATGAGGATAAACTAAGCAAAGCAGGTGGAAGAACATGCAAACAGGTACGAAAATTATTACCCTCGACAACGGTTACCATTTATGGACCAACACCCAGGGCACGGGCACGATTCACTTACTGGCCCTCCACGGTGGTCCCGGCGGAACCCACGAATACTGGGAAGACACGGCCCAACAGTTACACAAACAGGGGTTAGACGTTCAGGTGCATATGTACGATCAACTCGGATCATGGTACTCCGATACTCCAGATTGGGACGATCCAGACGTTGCCAAGCGCATCCAAACCTACGATTACTATGTCGATGAGGTGGAAGAAGTCCGGCAAAAACTGGGGCTTGATCAGTTTTATCTAATTGGTCAATCCTGGGGAGGCGCCCTCGTCCAAATGTACGCGGCCAAATACGGAGACCATTTAAAGGGTGCCATCATCTCATCCATGGTTGATCGGATTAGCGATTACACGGATCACCTAGCTGAGCTTCGTAAAACCGCCCTGACCCCCGATGAACTCGCCTACATGCAACAGTGTGAAGCGACCAATGACTATGATAACGACCGTTACCAGGCCTTAGTGACCCGGCTCAACGAGGAATACGTGGACCGCAAGCAACCGGCCGCAATTGCCCACTTGATCAATCCGATGAGTGTCCCGTTGTACCACGCCTTTCAGGGTGACAACGAGTTCGTAATCACCGGCAAGCTCAAGGACTGGAACTTCACGGATCACCTGCAAGACATTCACGTCCCCACCCTTGTAACCTTTGGTGAACACGAAACGATGCCCCTGGCTACGGGACAGCGCATGGCCAGCATGATTCCCCACGCTCGCTTTGCCTCCACGCCCAATGGGGGACATCACCACATGATTGATAATGCACCCGTGTACTACGATCACCTGGCCAGCTTCCTTCGCGACGTCGAAACCGGTCAATTCTAACGCAACATCCAACTAAAAAGGCCTAACAGCATTCATGCTGTTAGGCCTTTTTGCTTCTGACGGCTAATCCTCATTCGTCCGCTTCAAACGCTGTGATGTGCTCCAGCAACGTCGCTTTCTTTGCCGGAGCTGCAAACGAATGCCGGATCGCCGTTTGATTACACCGGCGCAACTGCTCCTTGGTTAACCCGTTGTGTTGGGCCAGTTGGAAGTATTCTTCCGTGAGGGTCGTGTCTGAGACCGTGCGGTTATCAGTATTGATGCAGAGGGCTTGACCCTGCCCTAACCACCGCTGCAACGGATAGTCCTCAATCCGGGCCAGGTTCCCCGTTTGACAGTTACTGGTGGGACAGCCTTCAATACAAATGTGCCGGTCAGCTAATAACCGTTCCACGGTTTCATCACCGTTCGCCGCGATGCCGTGCCCAATTCGCTGGCTCCCCGCCTGCACTGCTTCTACCACGTTGTGGGCGCAACCACACTCACCCGCGTGCAGGGTCAGTTGGACGCCTAAATCGGCGACGGCCGCCTGTAACGTGTCCTCGTATTCTGGAACATAATCATCAGCTTC from Fructilactobacillus ixorae includes the following:
- a CDS encoding cation:proton antiporter, translated to MEYLGSIWMVLVAALLFGYLASRIGLPSVVGQIIAGIVIGPALLNWVKLNEILSVSADLGIILLMFLAGLECDFKQVKKYLVSATGIAVCGVVLPLVVFFGMGMLFHQGMVESLFWGVIFAATSVSISVAVLQEYGKLQTVAGAVILGAAVVDDVISIVLLSLFTSFFTSGGNLAVIIGLQVLYLLFLVVMVKWIVPEIIKIGMHFNDEIALAIIGIVLCFSLAELAEVCHLSSVLGAFFAGIAVGFTPARSTIERSTNIIGYALLIPIFFVSVGLELKLVTSWQGWLIVILLTVVALLTKWVGCGLGARALGFSWQDSNVIGAGMVSRGEMALIVAQVGLSTHLLSNHLYSEIIFVVILTTILSPIMLKWGLKKAGNEKRRSRE
- a CDS encoding proline iminopeptidase-family hydrolase yields the protein MQTGTKIITLDNGYHLWTNTQGTGTIHLLALHGGPGGTHEYWEDTAQQLHKQGLDVQVHMYDQLGSWYSDTPDWDDPDVAKRIQTYDYYVDEVEEVRQKLGLDQFYLIGQSWGGALVQMYAAKYGDHLKGAIISSMVDRISDYTDHLAELRKTALTPDELAYMQQCEATNDYDNDRYQALVTRLNEEYVDRKQPAAIAHLINPMSVPLYHAFQGDNEFVITGKLKDWNFTDHLQDIHVPTLVTFGEHETMPLATGQRMASMIPHARFASTPNGGHHHMIDNAPVYYDHLASFLRDVETGQF